Below is a genomic region from Nocardioides panacis.
GCGGATCCTGATCGGCGGGCAGCCGATGGCTCACGCCGACGCCCATGCGGCCCACCGCCAAGGGGTGGCGATCGTGCCGCAGGAGCTGGCACCGATCCTGGACATGAAGGTCTACGAGAACCTGTTCCTCGGGCGGGAGATCCGCACCCGGGTCGGGCTGCTGGACCGCCGCGCGATGGTCCGCGAGGCCAAGGAGCTTCTCGAGGTATTCGGGGTCGACATCGACCCCCAGGCCTCCATGCGGAGCCTGGCCGTCGGACTGCGCCAGCTGGTCGAGATCGCCAAGAACTCCAGCGGGGGTGCCAAGGTGCTGCTGCTCGACGAGCCCACCTCGGCCATCTCCGAGCGCGAGGTCGGGCGGCTGTACGACGTCGTCAACACCTTGCGCGACCAGGGAGTGGCGATGCTCTACACCACGCACAAGATGGAGGAGATCCGGGCTCTCGCCGACCAGGTCGTCGTGCTGCGCGACGGGCGGCTCGTGATGGACCGTCCTCTCGAGGAGGTCGGCGACGACGACATCATCGAGGCGATGATCGGCCGCGAGCTCGAGGACCTCTTCCCCGACGTCCAGCCGGCCGGCGTCGAGCCGGGGCTGGAGGTCTCCGGGCTGCAGGTCCTCGGGTCCCCGCAGCCTGTCGACCTGTCCGTCCGTCGCGGCGAGATCCTCGGCCTCGCCGGGCTGGTGGGCGCCGGCCGCACCGAGCTGCTGGAGGCCGTGTTCGGCGTGCGACGCAGCACGGCGGGAGAGGTGAGCGTGGCCGGCAGGCCGGTGCGCCGCAACTCGCCGGCCGGCTCCATCGCGCGCGGCATGGCCCTGGTCCCGGAGGACCGCAAGGGCGCCGGCGCAGTGCTGAGCATGAGCGTCCTGGACAACGGGTCGTTGCCCCGGCTGAGCAGCTTCACCGTGGGCGGCTGGCTGCGGCAACGGGCCCGCGGGCGGGCCGTGGGGGAGGCCATGGCTTCGGTCAACCTGCGGAGCCGGGGGATGTCCCAGCAGGTTGGCACGCTCTCGGGCGGCAACCAGCAGAAGGTCGTCCTGGCCCGCTGGCTCACCGAGCACGTCGACGTCCTGCTCCTGGACGAGCCCACCCGTGGGGTCGACGTCGGTGCGCGCAGCGAGATCTACCGGATCATCACCGAGCTCGCCGCCGCGGGCATGGCCGTGGTGATGGCCTCCTCCGACATGCCGGAGGTGCTCAGCCTCTCCCACCGCGTCCTGGTGATGAGGGAAGGCGGCGTCGCCGGTGAGCTGGACCGCCAGGCACTGTCCGCGCCCCACGTGCAGGAGACCGTGTTCCGCCTCGCGGCCGGCCTCGAGACCTCCCCCGCCACCGCCCCTTCCCGTGCCGCCACCCTCCAGGAGGAAGACCGATGACCACCCAGACAGCCCCCGAGCAGGGGACGGCCAGCTCCGGCGCGGACCGGGGCGGTCCCGCCCAGCGGTTCAGCGCCGAGTGGTTCCGCGACCAGCTCATCCGGCACGCCATGGTGGTGGTGATGGTGCTGATCATCGCCTACTTCAGCTACCGCAGCGCCCGGTTCAGCACGCCGGACAACCTGCAGACGATCGCCATCGCCGCGGCCCCGTTCGCCCTCATCGCGCTCGGCCAGACGCTGGTGATCCTCACCGGGGGGGATCGACCTGTCGGTCGGCAGCGTCATCGCCGTGAGCGCCATGGCCTCCGCCGCCGTGGTCAAGGGCCACCCGGACCAGCTCTGGCTCAGCGTCCTGGTGGCCCTCCTGGTCGGACTCGCCGCCGGTGCCGTCAACGGGTTCCTGGTCGCCAGGATCAACGTCCCGCCGTTCATCGCGACGCTCGGGATGCTGACCACCGCCTCTGGGCTGGCCTACGTGATCGGCCACGGCGCACCCATCAACGGGCTCCCGAGCGACTTCGGGAAGATCGCCAACAACCAGGTCCTCGGGCTGCAGATCCCGGTGATCGTGATGATCGTCGGCATCTTGGCCCTGGCCCTGGTGATGGCTCGCACGTCGTACGGCATGCGCATCTACGCCGTCGGCGGCAACCCGGTCGCCGCCCAGATCGCCGGGGTCAAGACCGGTCGCATCCTGTTCAGCGTGTACGCCATCAGCGGGCTGCTGGCCGGCCTCTCGGGCGTGATGCTGGCCTCCCGGGTGATCTCCGGTCCGCCCAACCTCGGGCAGGGCTACGAGCTGGACGCGATCGCGGCGGTCGTCATCGGCGGCGCCAGCCTGCTCGGTGGGCGCGGCAGCATCTGGGGCACCGCGCTCGGCCTGCTGCTGATCCAGACCCTCAACAACGGCCTCGACATCCTGATCGTCCCCGCCTACTGGCAGAGCGTCATCAAGGGCGTCCTCATCGTCGCCGCCGTGGCGGTGGACGTCTGGTCCGCCAAGCGTCGCGTCTAGCCGCACCAAGCGGCGCCTGTCTCGCCACTCCTCTCTCGTCACTCCTCCGCGCCACCCACTCACAACCAGATGGAGAATGCTGTGCTCAACCGTCCCCTGCGAAACCTCGCACTGCTCGCCACGGGCCTCACCATGATGCTCACCGCCGCCTGCGGCGCCGGTGACCCCAGCGCCGACGCCGGATCCGGCGGCAAGGACCGTCTGCGGGTCGGCGTCAGCGTCTACGACATGTCCTCGTTCATCACCGCCGGCAAGGCGGGCGTGGAGGCCTACGCGAAGGCCAACGACATCGACATCCTGTGGAACTCCGCCAACCTGGACGTGAGCACCCAGGCCAACCAGGTGGACCAGTTCGTCAACGCCGGCGTCGACGCGATCATCGTCGTCCCCGTGCAGGCGGACTCGCTCGGCCCGCAGGTGGCTGCCGCGAAGGCCAAGGACATCCCGTTCCTCGCCGTCAACGCCGGCCTCAACAGCGACGCGCTCGCCGGCACCGTGCTGCCCGACGACGTGAAGGCGGGCGAGCAGGAAATGCAGATGATGGCCGACGAGCTGGGCGGCAAGGGCAACATCGTCGTCCTGCAGGGCCCGCTGGGCCAGTCCGGGGAGCTCGACCGGACCAAGGGCATCGAGAACATCCTGGCCAAGAACCCGGGGATGAAGATCCTCGCCAAGGACACCGCCAACTGGAAGCGCGACGAGGCGGTCAACAAGATGAAGAACTGGATCTCCAGCTTCGGTGACCAGATCGACGGGGTCGTGGCGGAGAACGACGACATGGGTCTGGGTGCCCTCCAGGCCACCCGCGAGGCCAAGGTGAAGCTGCCGATCGTGGGCGTGGACGGCATCGAGGACGGTCTCAAGGCCGTCAAGAACGGCGACTTCATCGGCACCAACCTGCAGCACGGAACCGTGGAGCTCGCGGCCGGTGTCGCCGTCGCCGCCAAGATCGCCCGCAAGGAGCAGGTCGACGTGAACCCGGTCTACCTGATGCCCGAGGTGACCAGCAAGAACGTCGACCAGTTCATGGAGCACGTGGTCACCGACCCCGACGGCTTCCTCGAGCAGCTGC
It encodes:
- a CDS encoding substrate-binding domain-containing protein, giving the protein MLNRPLRNLALLATGLTMMLTAACGAGDPSADAGSGGKDRLRVGVSVYDMSSFITAGKAGVEAYAKANDIDILWNSANLDVSTQANQVDQFVNAGVDAIIVVPVQADSLGPQVAAAKAKDIPFLAVNAGLNSDALAGTVLPDDVKAGEQEMQMMADELGGKGNIVVLQGPLGQSGELDRTKGIENILAKNPGMKILAKDTANWKRDEAVNKMKNWISSFGDQIDGVVAENDDMGLGALQATREAKVKLPIVGVDGIEDGLKAVKNGDFIGTNLQHGTVELAAGVAVAAKIARKEQVDVNPVYLMPEVTSKNVDQFMEHVVTDPDGFLEQLPALIDKNLQSGDIANENG
- a CDS encoding ABC transporter permease, whose amino-acid sequence is MSVGSVIAVSAMASAAVVKGHPDQLWLSVLVALLVGLAAGAVNGFLVARINVPPFIATLGMLTTASGLAYVIGHGAPINGLPSDFGKIANNQVLGLQIPVIVMIVGILALALVMARTSYGMRIYAVGGNPVAAQIAGVKTGRILFSVYAISGLLAGLSGVMLASRVISGPPNLGQGYELDAIAAVVIGGASLLGGRGSIWGTALGLLLIQTLNNGLDILIVPAYWQSVIKGVLIVAAVAVDVWSAKRRV
- a CDS encoding sugar ABC transporter ATP-binding protein, yielding MTAALECHELTKSFGGVPVLRGVSLSLQPGTVTALAGENGAGKSTMMKIASGQVRADSGRILIGGQPMAHADAHAAHRQGVAIVPQELAPILDMKVYENLFLGREIRTRVGLLDRRAMVREAKELLEVFGVDIDPQASMRSLAVGLRQLVEIAKNSSGGAKVLLLDEPTSAISEREVGRLYDVVNTLRDQGVAMLYTTHKMEEIRALADQVVVLRDGRLVMDRPLEEVGDDDIIEAMIGRELEDLFPDVQPAGVEPGLEVSGLQVLGSPQPVDLSVRRGEILGLAGLVGAGRTELLEAVFGVRRSTAGEVSVAGRPVRRNSPAGSIARGMALVPEDRKGAGAVLSMSVLDNGSLPRLSSFTVGGWLRQRARGRAVGEAMASVNLRSRGMSQQVGTLSGGNQQKVVLARWLTEHVDVLLLDEPTRGVDVGARSEIYRIITELAAAGMAVVMASSDMPEVLSLSHRVLVMREGGVAGELDRQALSAPHVQETVFRLAAGLETSPATAPSRAATLQEEDR